One genomic region from Macrobrachium rosenbergii isolate ZJJX-2024 chromosome 1, ASM4041242v1, whole genome shotgun sequence encodes:
- the LOC136855429 gene encoding carbohydrate sulfotransferase 13-like, producing MLAARNFKSIFRLVFLTIFTTYSILYTLSYVNNLQPSRVLPRPSPYMNHYRGSQAINQSVTEVTPKEITNVNNRTSHVRPTSGHDGDLVSNVTAMSVAFKLLPTDSEDIIREAIPSDALKLTPPDQSGGNNYNDTSLNSEIPVDSGSRLKSEAEAFYDDYADLDVTPSSGRSGSDATEDDLEVDFSAFDSYQDQEQNPDWPVTLEFTNASALRRIDYDKYSTKDRGFLQSRLDVFEERAALVGKVCKQQPASLHTPSGANHLVWDTKHSPSIVWCPNYKVASTTMMMSFLRISSKSKKVQKKKKRVKQSDVRRIYWAPKSGEEKATVLRESVRVIIVRHPFTRILSAYRDKMTKMRPGPPKFHFRKMQKDIIAKYRPADSSVVSPFPTFPEFVSYIIDATRSLTSTTDWKEKTKCWTAYWAHCNVCTTDYNVIMKLETLDDDKRFLVTLSDLDELKEKSPEDWLHLRNATSHDLAPKYYSQLTRDQILALYDSYKLDFELFDYHIDEYLSLV from the exons ATGTTGGCTGCCCGTAACTTCAAGTCCATCTTCCGTCTGGTGTTCCTCACCATTTTCACCACCTACTCCATCCTTTACACTCTCAGCTATGTCAACAACTTGCAGCCAAGCCGTGTCCTGCCAAGGCCATCACCCTACATGAACCACTATAGAGGAAGTCAAGCTATAAACCAAAGCGTCACTGAGGTGACTCCAAAGGAAATTACGAATGTAAACAATAGAACTTCTCATGTTAGGCCTACCTCAGGTCACGATGGCGATCTTGTGAGCAATGTCACCGCCATGTCAGTTGCATTTAAGCTATTACCAACGGATTCTGAAGACATTATCAGGGAAGCAATACCTTCCGACGCATTAAAATTAACACCTCCTGACCAGTCAGGTGGGAATAACTATAATGATACCTCGCTGAACAGCGAAATTCCTGTCGATTCTGGAAGTAGACTTAAGTCAGAGGCAGAGGCGTTTTACGATGATTACGCTGATTTGGACGTCACACCAAGTAGCGGACGCTCAGGTTCTGACGCTACTGAAGACGACCTGGAGGTCGATTTTAGTGCATTCGACTCGTACCAAGACCAGGAGCAGAATCCTGATTGGCCAGTTACCCTCGAGTTTACGAATGCTTCTGCCCTGCGTCGAATCGATTAtgataaatacagtacaaaa GACAGGGGTTTTTTGCAAAGTAGGTTAGACGTCTTCGAGGAAAGAGCCGCGTTGGTTGGGAAAGTGTGCAAACAGCAGCCTGCTTCCCTTCACACACCGAGTGGGGCAAACCACCTTGTTTGGGACACGAAGCATAGTCCTAGTATAGTGTGGTGTCCCAACTATAAA gtagcGTCTACAACTATGATGATGAGTTTCCTGCGCATTTCTTCAAAGAGCAAAAAAGTACAG aagaagaagaagcgcgtGAAACAGAGCGACGTGCGACGCATCTACTGGGCTCCAAAATCAGGGGAGGAGAAAGCAACGGTCCTGCGGGAGAGCGTCCGCGTCATCATTGTCAGACATCCCTTCacgag GATTCTCTCCGCCTACCGCGACAAAATGACGAAGATGAGGCCGGGGCCCCCTAAATTCCACTTCCGGAAGATGCAGAAGGACATCATAGCGAAGTATAGGCCTGCCGACTCTTCCGTCGTCTCTCCTTTCCCGACATTTCCCGAATTCGTCAGCTATATCATCGATGCGACTCGAAGCCTCACGTCCACTACTGACTGGAAAGAAAAG ACAAAATGTTGGACAGCTTACTGGGCTCACTGCAACGTCTGCACGACAGACTACAATGTCATCATGAAGCTGGAGACCTTGGATGATGACAAGAGATTCCTCGTGACTCTGTCTGACCTGGATGAGCTGAAGGAG AAGTCACCTGAGGATTGGTTACACCTGAGAAACGCGACCTCGCATGACCTAGCTCCCAAGTACTACAGTCAGCTGACGCGAGACCAGATCCTGGCCCTCTACGACAGTTATAAGCTCGACTTTGAACTATTTGATTATCACATAGACGAGTATCTTTCTCTCGTTTAG